In one window of Macadamia integrifolia cultivar HAES 741 chromosome 2, SCU_Mint_v3, whole genome shotgun sequence DNA:
- the LOC122067028 gene encoding oligouridylate-binding protein 1-like, which produces MQQQRLKQQQQQALMQQALLQQQQQQQQSLYHPGLLAPPQIEPIPSGNLPPGFDSSACRSVYVGNIHTQVTEPLLQEVFSSTGPLEGCKLIRKEKSSYGFVDYFDRRSAALAILTLNGRHLFGQPIKVNWAYASGQREDTSGHFNIFVGDLSPEVTDATLFACFSVYPSCSDARVMWDQKTGRSRGFGFVSFRNQQDAQSAINDLTGKWLGSRQIRCNWATKGAGANDEKQNTDAKSVVELTNGTSEDGQEANNDDGPENNPQYTTVYVGNLAPEVTQLDLHRHFHSLGAGVIEEVRVQRDKGFGFVRYNTHAEAALAIQMGNARILCGKPIKCSWGSKPTPAGTVSTPLPPPFPPGISAAELLAYERQLAMSKMGGAQALMHPQGQHALKQAAIGMGAGASQAIYDGGFQNVPATQQLMYYQ; this is translated from the exons ATAGAGCCAATTCCAAGTGGAAATCTGCCTCCTGGGTTTGATTCGAGTGCATGCCGCAGTGT GTATGTGGGCAACATTCATACACAAGTTACTGAACCACTTCTTCAAGAGGTGTTCTCAAGTACTGGTCCCCTTGAAGGGTGCAAACTTATTAGGAAAGAGAAG TCATCTTATGGTTTTGTAGACTACTTTGATCGGAGATCAGCTGCGCTTGCTATTTTAACTCTTAATGGGAGGCATCT GTTTGGGCAACCTATAAAAGTTAACTGGGCGTATGCTAGTGGTCAGAGGGAAGATACTTCAG GCCATTTCAACATTTTCGTTGGTGATCTTAGCCCCGAAGTTACAGATGCAACCTTGTTTGCCTGCTTCTCTGTTTACCCCAGTTGTTC GGATGCGAGGGTTATGTGGGATCAGAAGACTGGTCGCTCAAGGGGGTTTGGGTTTGTCTCTTTTCGGAACCAACAG GATGCCCAAAGTGCGATAAATGACTTGACAG GGAAGTGGCTTGGAAGTAGACAAATACGATGTAACTGGGCGACAAAGGGTGCTGGTGCCAATGATGAGAAGCAAAACACAGATGCAAAAAGTGTGGTTGAGCTAACTAATGGAACATCGG AAGATGGTCAGGAAGCAAATAATGACGATGGGCCAGAGAATAACCCTCAATATACAACTGTTTATGTGGGTAACCTTGCTCCAGAG GTTACCCAGCTTGATCTCCACCGGCACTTCCATTCTCTTGGTGCTGGTGTAATTGAGGAAGTCCGTGTGCAGCGTGATAAGGGCTTTGGTTTTGTGAGATACAATACTCATGCAGAAGCTGCCTTGGCCATTCAAATGGGCAATGCTCGAATTCTGTGTGGCAAGCCAATTAAG TGCTCGTGGGGTAGTAAACCTACTCCAGCAGGGACAGTTTCAACACCTCTTCCTCCACCTTTTCCCCCAGGTATCTCAGCCGCAGAACTTCTGGCCTATGAGCGTCAGCTTGCTATGAGCAAGATGGGTGGTGCCCAGGCACTAATGCACCCACAGGGTCAACATGCTCTCAAACAGGCGGCCATTGGTATGGGTGCTGGAGCAAGCCAGGCGATCTATGACGGAGGTTTTCAGAATGTTCCCGCAACCCAGCAGCTTATGTACTACCAGTAA
- the LOC122087952 gene encoding ethylene-responsive transcription factor ERF017-like: protein MVKPSASEKEAAERSDSSRYKGVRKRKWGKWVSEIRLPNSRERIWLGSYDTPEKAARAFDAALFCLRGRNAKFNFPNSPPQIPGAESLSHPQIRAAAARFANEKQSRNHQSQPQDPHSLSTSEYASPSSTSDGAAAAESDASIDWSFFDTLPSLELGEGMSDFGRLSEIPDYSTQYFAPPQPSSSTTTATETPTFDVVDEEEDGVDNGSGIHQHRSFLWNF, encoded by the coding sequence ATGGTGAAACCTTCCGCCAGCGAGAAAGAAGCAGCAGAAAGAAGTGACTCTTCCCGGTACAAGGGAGTAAGAAAGAGGAAATGGGGGAAATGGGTATCAGAAATCAGACTTCCCAATAGCAGGGAAAGAATATGGCTTGGTTCTTATGACACCCCAGAGAAAGCAGCTAGGGCTTTTGATGCTGCCCTGTTCTGCTTGAGAGGTCGTAACGCCAAGTTCAATTTCCCAAATAGCCCACCTCAAATCCCTGGTGCCGAATCCCTCTCACACCCGCAAATTCGAGCTGCTGCTGCCAGATTTGCGAACGAGAAACAATCACGAAATCATCAATCACAGCCGCAAGATCCTCATTCACTATCCACGTCTGAGTATGCTTCCCCGTCGTCGACTTCGGATGGGGCAGCAGCGGCGGAGAGTGATGCGTCCATCGATTGGTCGTTCTTCGATACGTTGCCGTCGTTGGAACTTGGCGAAGGAATGTCAGATTTTGGGAGACTTTCTGAGATTCCAGATTACTCTACCCAGTATTTCGCCCCTCCTCAACCAAGTTCTTCTACCACTACTGCTACTGAAACTCCAACTTTTGATGttgttgatgaagaagaagatggagtggACAATGGATCTGGGATCCATCAACATCGTTCATTTCTCTGGAACTTTTAA
- the LOC122059467 gene encoding protein FLUORESCENT IN BLUE LIGHT, chloroplastic-like, which produces MAVVVRCCCPSSRPISGEAYRQSGQSPAQIYGRANASAKDRLEDVVHVGIEKILKPVLEVEPLLKSENLGFLSFSTEKFMSFFSDSSGKNQMLLETSLLLSTCQSMYPWPDGSQMDKFKGPLCIGRRLEDYDHCAVECLFTHQSMLPFKLPAVTFILANILMFTIPFKALAETCETENSVFSMPLLLSVALIGATVGGLLARQRRGELKRLNDQLRQINAALRRQAKIESYAPSLSYAPVGSRIPENEIIVDSRKEELISRLKSGKNFFRNQNPEKSFVEFKAALELAQNMKDPIEEKKAARGLGASLQRLGKYQEAIKYHSMVLAISEREGEDCGNTEAYGAIADCYTELGDLEQAGKFYDKYIERLEID; this is translated from the exons ATGGCGGTGGTCGTCCGTTGCTGCTGCCCATCTTCGCGCCCAATTTCGGGTGAGGCTTACAGGCAATCTGGACAATCTCCAGCACAAATTTACGGCAGAGCTAATGCTTCAG CAAAAGATAGACTTGAGGATGTGGTGCATGTTGGTATTGAAAAGATTCTTAAGCCTGTGTTGGAAGTAGAACCATTGTTGAAATCAGAAAATCTTGGTTTTCTTTCATTTAGCACGGAGAAATTCATGTCGTTCTTCAGTGACTCATCTGGTAAAAATCAGATGTTGCTTGAGACAAGCCTATTATTGTCAACCTGCCAGTCTATGTATCCATGGCCTGATGGTTCCCAAATGGACAAGTTTAAGGGACCATTATGTATTGGTCGAAGGCTGGAAGATTATGATCATTGTGCTGTGGAATGCTTATTCACTCATCAG AGCATGTTACCATTCAAGTTGCCAGCAGTGACATTTATTCTAGCAAACATCTTGATGTTTACTATACCTTTTAAAGCTTTAGCAGAAACATGTGAAACTGAAAACTCTGTTTTCAGCATGCCTCTGCTGCTCTCTGTTGCCCTTATAGGGGCTACTGTTGGAG GATTGCTTGCTCGGCAGAGGAGAGGAGAATTGAAGCGGTTGAATGATCAGCTGCGCCAGATCAATGCAGCTCTGAGAAGGCAAGCAAAGATAGAGTCCTATGCCCCCAGTTTGAGTTATGCTCCAGTTGGTAGTAGAATTCCAGAGAATGAAATAATCGTGGATTCAAGAAAGGAGGAGCTGATTTCACGTTTGAAATCTGGGAAGAATTTTTTCAGGAACCAAAATCCAGAGAAGTCGTTTGTGGAGTTTAAGGCAGCTCTTGAGCTTGCACAGAATATGAAGGATCCCATTGAGGAGAAAAAAGCTGCTAGAGGCCTGG GGGCATCTCTACAAAGGTTAGGGAAGTACCAGGAAGCAATAAAATACCATTCTATGGTTCTGGCGATTTCTGAGCGAGAAGGAGAGGATTGTGGCAACACAGAAGCTTATGGTGCAATTGCAGACTGTTATACTGAGCTTGGGGATCTTGAGCAAGCCGGAAAATTCTATGATAAGTACATTGAGAGGTTAGAAATTGACTGA
- the LOC122092768 gene encoding FCS-Like Zinc finger 14 produces the protein MTSPKSILRSPSPRGSCCGGGGLKKNCEQVAGAVGLVIVAAMEKSGAGRDGHGEILAKFFVGSLNLNRNRSDPIPIVVRVGGGAGGSSKPTTTSRPRPRAVAEDPLRRKSSVFCESPPACGGGGGVSANIEIPAFPTTDFLSSCHLCRKKLHGRDIYMYRGEKAFCSTECRYQQIVTDERKEKCRTEASRPADLSASPYTNTHRQLFSPGIIAT, from the exons ATGACAAGCCCCAAAAGCATCCTCCGGTCACCGTCACCGAGAGGTAGCTGCTGCGGTGGCGGCGGTTTAAAGAAGAATTGCGAACAAGTGGCAGGTGCTGTGGGTTTGGTTATCGTTGCTGCTATGGAGAAGTCCGGCGCCGGCAGAGATGGACATGGTGAAATTCTGGCTAAATTCTTTGTGGGTAGCCTCAATCTCAACCGTAATCGCTCTGATCCTATTCCCATCGTCGTCCgtgttggtggtggtgctggtggTTCTTCAAAACCCACTACTACATCCAGACCTCGACCACGAGCAGTAGCAGAAGACCCACTAAGACGTAAAAGTAGCGTCTTTTGCGAGTCGCCGCCTGCatgtggtggtggaggaggagtCTCTGCCAACATAGAGATTCCGGCGTTTCCGACGACAGACTTCCTTAGTTCTTGCCACCTATGCCGGAAAAAGCTTCATGGCAGAGATATTTACATGTACAG GGGAGAGAAGGCGTTCTGTAGCACAGAGTGCAGATACCAACAGATAGTAACGGATGAGAGGAAGGAGAAATGCAGAACTGAAGCTTCACGACCTGCAGATCTCTCTGCTTCTCCCTATACTAATACTCATCGCCAACTCTTCTCTCCTGGTATCATCGCCACCTAG